The following are encoded in a window of Megachile rotundata isolate GNS110a chromosome 2, iyMegRotu1, whole genome shotgun sequence genomic DNA:
- the LOC143266634 gene encoding uncharacterized protein LOC143266634 yields the protein MDMARCLLAEAQVHKCFWPEIICAATYLKNRTLANTIEKKVPYEIFFKTKPNVDHLPLYGSRVFIRKPEQKKLSKWDKKADMGILLGYTYVGYRVLVNRKIVVAGHIEIVERDVKCINLDENDYNSRSVASTDDLSDDSFESTDETEEKQDKAKVRNVVKEECKSPHRFTRDGRSSIRYPENDNYNICVRYCRVDIPCTFEKALSSKGSKNWEEAINKEIECINKNET from the coding sequence atgGATATGGCACGTTGTTTGTTAGCGGAAGCACAGGTACATAAGTGTTTTTGGCCTGAAATAATATGTGCagcgacatatttgaaaaaccgTACACTTGCGAATACAATAGAAAAGAAAGTaccttatgaaatattttttaaaacgaaACCAAATGTTGATCATTTACCTTTATACGGTAGTAGAGTTTTTATAAGAAAACCAGAGCAAAAAAAACTTTCTAAATGGGATAAAAAGGCAGACATGGGGATTCTACTTGGATATACTTATGTAGGCTATAGAGTACtggtaaatagaaaaatagttgtTGCGGGACATATAGAAATAGTAGAAAGAGATGTAAAGTGTATTAACCTAGATGAGAATGATTATAATAGTAGAAGCGTTGCTAGTACAGATGATTTATCAGATGACAGTTTTGAAAGCACAGATGAAACTGAAGAAAAACAAGATAAAGCGAAGGTAAGAAATGTTGTAAAAGAAGAATGTAAATCTCCACATAGGTTTACACGAGATGGAAGAAGTTCTATTAGATATCCAGAAAATGACAATTATAACATTTGTGTAAGATACTGTAGAGTAGATATTCCTTGTACTTTTGAGAAGGCGTTAAGCAGTAAAGGTAGTAAAAATTGGGAGGAagcaataaataaagaaatagaatgcataaataaaaatgaaacatag